In the Apteryx mantelli isolate bAptMan1 chromosome 1, bAptMan1.hap1, whole genome shotgun sequence genome, one interval contains:
- the RCBTB2 gene encoding RCC1 and BTB domain-containing protein 2, whose product MEDESPPSQGVSVKVLEATLLSALKMLDVGKWPIFSLCSQEELKLIRQACVFGSAGNEVLYATENDEVFVLGTNCSGCLGTGDIQSTMEPRRLDTLCGKKIACLSYGSGPHIVLATEEGEVYTWGHNAYSQLGNGTTNHGLVPCQVSTNLVNKKVIEVACGSHHSMVLTSDGEVYTWGYNNSGQVGSGSTVNQPIPRRVTSCLQNKIVVNIACGQMCSMAVVENGEVYVWGYNGNGQLGLGSSGNQPTPCRIAALQGIRVQRVACGYAHTLVLTDEGQIYAWGANSYGQLGTGNKSNQSYPTTVIVDKDRVIEIAACHSAHTSAAKTQSGQVYMWGQCRGQSVILPHLTHFVCTDDVFACFATPAVMWRLLLIEPDDHLTVAQSLKKEFDNPETADLKFLVDGKYIHVHKVLLKIRCEHFRSILNSDDEIIEMNEFSYPVYRAFLEYLYTDNIRLPPEDAIGLLDLATLYRENRLKKLCQQTIKQGICEENAIALLSAAVKYEAQDLEEFCFRFCINHLTVVTQTQGFAEMDHDLLKNFISKASKVGAFRN is encoded by the exons ATGGAGGATGAATCTCCTCCTTCTCAAGGAGTCAGTGTCAAG GTTTTGGAGGCAACATTATTGTCAGCCCTGAAGATGCTGGATGTTGGGAAGTGGccaattttttctctctgttcccaaGAGGAGCTCAAATTAATTCGTCAAGCCTGTGTATTTGGCAGTGCTGGTAATGAAGTCTTGTATGCAACTGAAAATGATGAG GTTTTTGTGCTTGGCACAAACTGCAGTGGGTGTTTGGGAACAGGTGACATCCAGAGCACTATGGAACCAAGGAGATTAGATACTTTATGTGGCAAAAAGATAGCCTGTCTGAGTTATGGAAGTGGCCCTCACATTGTTCTTGCTACAGAAG AAGGAGAAGTGTATACATGGGGTCATAATGCTTATAGTCAGTTGGGCAATGGTACAACAAATCATGGTTTGGTTCCCTGTCAAGTATCTACTAACTTGGTGAACAAGAAAGTCATTGAAGTTGCCTGTGGCTCTCATCATTCTATGGTGTTAACATCTGATGGAGAG GTATATACGTGGGGTTATAATAATTCGGGCCAGGTTGGATCCGGTTCAACAGTTAATCAACCAATTCCTCGAAGAGTTACCAGCTGCCTACAAAATAAAATAGTAGTTAATATAGCCTGTGGGCAGATGTGCTCTATGGCTGTAGTAGAAAATGGAGAG GTTTATGTCTGGGGTTACAATGGTAATGGCCAGCTTGGACTGGGCAGCAGTGGCAATCAGCCAACACCGTGCAGAATAGCAGCTTTGCAAGGCATTCGTGTACAGCGG gTTGCCTGTGGCTATGCACATACGTTAGTGCTAACAGATGAAGGTCAGATTTATGCCTGGGGAGCCAATTCATATGGCCAGTTAGGTACTGGGAATAAAAGTAACCAGTCTTACCCTACAACAGTAATTGTGGATAAGGACAG AGTCATAGAGATTGCAGCCTGCCACTCTGCTCACACTTCGGCTGCCAAGACACAGAGTGGCCAGGTGTACATGTGGGGCCAGTGCCGGGGCCAGTCTGTGATCCTTCCCCACCTCACGCACTTTGTCTGCACTGATGATGTATTCGCTTGCTTTGCTACCCCTGCCGTTATGTGGCGTCTTCTATTAATAG AGCCTGATGACCATCTAACAGTAGCCCAGTCACTGAAGAAGGAATTTGACAACCCTGAAACTGCAGACCTGAAGTTTCTGGTGGATGGAAAATATATTCATGTTCATAAAGTTCTTCTCAAAATTAG ATGTGAACATTTTCGTTCCATACTGAATAGCGATGATGAAATTATAGAAATGAATGAATTTTCTTATCCTGTTTACCGAGCCTTCCTGGAATACCTGTACACAGACAACATTAGACTCCCTCCTGAAGATGCAATAG GGCTGCTAGATTTGGCAACACTGTAtagagaaaacagactgaaaaagcTTTGCCAGCAAACAATCAAACAAGGCATTTGTGAAGAGAATGCGATTGCTCTTCTTTCAGCCGCTGTCAAATATGAAGCTCAG